From Hymenobacter sedentarius, a single genomic window includes:
- a CDS encoding DNA/RNA non-specific endonuclease has protein sequence MKLTFTRLGSLALLAALATSCSKEELTTPATPTAAVVSQDATRDNNLAMGNPSGAVTDATNYPNNYLMTKTQYTMSYSRDKGKPNWVSWHLSSAWLGSTPRQDNFAADNTLPSTWYHVGSTSYSGSGFDRGHNCPSADRTGSVADNTATFLMTNMMPQAPTNNQQTWAGLENYARTLVGQGYECYIICGSYGSGGTGSAGYATTINSGHITVPSNCWKVLVVLPEGSSDASRVTTSTRVIAVDMPNTNSIGTAWGAYRTTVDAIESATGYDILSAVSSTVQATIESKVDTGPTS, from the coding sequence ATGAAACTAACTTTTACTCGCCTCGGCAGCCTCGCGCTGCTCGCGGCCCTGGCCACTTCTTGCTCCAAAGAAGAGCTAACTACTCCCGCTACCCCCACCGCCGCGGTGGTAAGCCAGGATGCTACCCGCGACAATAACCTGGCCATGGGCAACCCCAGCGGGGCCGTGACGGATGCCACCAACTACCCCAACAACTACCTGATGACCAAAACCCAGTACACCATGTCGTACAGCCGCGACAAGGGCAAGCCCAACTGGGTAAGCTGGCACCTGAGCAGCGCCTGGCTGGGCAGCACCCCGCGCCAGGACAACTTTGCCGCCGATAATACCCTGCCCAGCACCTGGTACCACGTGGGCAGCACCAGCTACAGCGGCTCGGGTTTCGACCGAGGCCACAACTGCCCCTCGGCTGACCGCACCGGCTCTGTGGCCGACAACACGGCCACGTTCCTCATGACCAACATGATGCCCCAGGCCCCCACCAACAACCAGCAAACCTGGGCCGGCCTCGAGAACTACGCCCGCACCCTGGTAGGCCAGGGCTATGAGTGCTACATCATCTGCGGCAGCTACGGCAGCGGCGGCACCGGCTCGGCGGGCTACGCCACCACCATCAACAGCGGCCACATCACCGTGCCCAGCAACTGCTGGAAGGTGCTGGTGGTGCTGCCCGAAGGCAGCTCCGACGCCAGCCGCGTGACCACCAGCACGCGCGTCATCGCCGTGGACATGCCCAACACCAACTCCATCGGCACGGCCTGGGGCGCATACCGCACCACGGTAGACGCCATTGAGTCGGCCACGGGCTACGACATTCTGTCGGCCGTGTCGAGCACGGTGCAGGCCACCATCGAGTCGAAAGTAGACACCGGCCCCACGAGCTGA
- a CDS encoding AIR synthase-related protein — protein sequence MSDNTTHTIQLTLKPGQHDGDGQRVAEAAARHLGLATGRVRSAALYTVRYPLTENQLNDFATRCLADPVLHDVRLNELTAAPGFSTYILVARRPGVTDDEGTSAQNALADLLNEPLDTHTQHIFSKRLYLLENDLPAADLRRIAEELLGNKLINWLEVGRVADGIRDYTPRPGGGAEAITEIITLTGRSDADLVQLSKENIYALNLEEMRAVRDYFAAAETQAERRAAGLPADPTDCELEIIAQTWSEHCKHKEFSALINYKDLETGEEKQVDSLFKTYIKNATSEVDRQLRANGNDWLVKVFSDNAGAVRINADSLFVWKVETHNSPSAIDPYGGAITGILGNNRDPLATGIGGAQLLFNTNVLCFGNPEYDGPLLTGQLHPRRILEGVRKGIEDGGNKSGVPTVNGAIVFDDRYAGKPLVYCGTGAVMPMQFAGKDSWEKIIDAGDRIIMAGGRVGKDGIHGATFSSIELDETAPATAVQIGSPITQKLAMDFLLLAARRGLLKCSTDNGAGGLSSSVGELAGISGGAVVELERVPLKYPGLRPWEIFVSESQERFTLVVEPGKMNELLALGQEMEVELTDIGYFTADGFLDVRFDGAPVARLNMEFLHEGVPRKILEAEWTGMNEELRMKNEELAMAAASSSFLIPHSSFDYTATLGQLLGSLNICSRESVIRQYDHEVKGRTIVKPLMGATGQAPQDAAVVRFNFESWEGVAVSNGILPRYGDLDAYHMSAGAFDEAVRQIIAVGGKLPNLTPGDGIFWSVNDNFCVPDSVYDPVINPDGKQKLAKLVRMCEALRDATAAYCIPLTSGKDSMKNDFKADGVKISVPPTVLYSMTAKMEDVRRAITSDFKQADDVVYLLGETHDELGGSEFYALHGQLGANVPKVDFERAKALYTLVGQANDQHLIQSCHDLSDGGLSVALAECTFGYDCGATVELPENGLPLPVQLFSESHSRFLATVAPEDVVAFEQLLSSRATRLGTVTKEPRLVVRHGGREVISADSDVLRSIWTNGPVNQLLGVGDVANVSHSTSL from the coding sequence ATGTCTGACAACACCACCCACACCATCCAGCTCACGCTGAAACCCGGCCAGCACGACGGCGACGGCCAGCGCGTGGCCGAGGCCGCCGCCCGCCACCTAGGCCTGGCCACTGGCCGCGTGCGCAGCGCCGCCCTCTACACGGTGCGCTACCCGCTCACCGAGAATCAGCTCAACGACTTCGCCACCCGCTGCCTCGCCGACCCGGTGCTGCACGACGTGCGCCTGAACGAGCTGACCGCCGCGCCCGGCTTTTCCACTTACATTCTGGTGGCCCGCCGCCCCGGCGTGACCGACGACGAAGGCACCTCGGCCCAAAACGCGCTGGCCGACCTGCTCAACGAGCCGCTGGACACCCACACCCAGCACATCTTCAGCAAGCGCCTCTACCTGCTCGAAAACGACCTGCCGGCCGCTGACCTGCGCCGCATTGCGGAAGAGTTGCTCGGCAACAAGCTCATCAACTGGCTGGAAGTGGGCCGCGTGGCCGATGGTATTCGCGACTACACGCCGCGCCCCGGCGGCGGCGCCGAAGCCATCACCGAAATCATTACCCTAACCGGCCGCAGCGATGCTGATTTGGTACAGCTCTCGAAAGAGAACATCTACGCGCTGAACCTGGAAGAAATGCGGGCCGTGCGCGACTACTTCGCCGCTGCTGAAACGCAGGCCGAACGCCGGGCCGCTGGCCTGCCCGCCGACCCCACGGATTGCGAACTGGAAATCATCGCCCAAACTTGGTCGGAGCACTGCAAGCACAAGGAGTTTTCGGCGCTCATCAACTACAAAGACCTGGAAACGGGCGAGGAGAAGCAGGTCGATTCGCTGTTCAAAACCTACATCAAAAACGCCACCTCCGAGGTAGACCGCCAGCTCCGCGCCAACGGCAACGACTGGCTGGTGAAGGTGTTCTCCGATAATGCCGGCGCCGTGCGCATCAACGCCGACTCGCTGTTTGTGTGGAAGGTGGAAACGCATAACTCGCCCTCGGCCATTGACCCCTACGGCGGGGCCATCACCGGTATTTTGGGCAACAACCGCGACCCGCTGGCCACCGGTATCGGCGGCGCGCAGCTGCTGTTCAATACCAACGTGCTGTGCTTCGGCAACCCTGAGTACGACGGGCCGCTGCTCACCGGGCAGCTGCACCCGCGCCGCATTCTGGAAGGCGTGCGCAAGGGCATTGAGGACGGCGGCAACAAGTCGGGCGTGCCCACGGTGAACGGCGCCATCGTCTTCGACGACCGCTACGCCGGCAAGCCGCTGGTGTACTGCGGCACCGGCGCCGTGATGCCAATGCAGTTTGCGGGCAAGGATTCCTGGGAAAAAATCATCGACGCCGGCGACCGCATCATCATGGCCGGTGGCCGGGTGGGCAAAGACGGTATCCACGGCGCCACATTCTCCAGCATTGAGCTGGACGAAACCGCGCCCGCCACGGCCGTGCAAATCGGCTCGCCCATCACCCAAAAGCTGGCGATGGATTTCCTGCTGCTGGCGGCCCGCCGCGGCCTGCTCAAGTGCAGCACCGACAACGGCGCGGGTGGCCTCTCGTCCTCCGTGGGCGAGCTGGCCGGCATCAGCGGCGGCGCGGTAGTTGAACTGGAACGCGTTCCGCTGAAGTACCCGGGGCTGCGGCCCTGGGAAATTTTCGTGAGCGAATCGCAGGAACGGTTTACGCTGGTGGTGGAGCCCGGCAAAATGAACGAACTGCTGGCCCTGGGCCAGGAAATGGAAGTTGAGCTAACCGACATCGGCTACTTCACCGCCGATGGCTTCCTGGACGTGCGCTTCGATGGCGCGCCGGTGGCGCGGCTCAACATGGAGTTCCTGCACGAAGGCGTGCCGCGTAAAATTCTGGAAGCCGAGTGGACGGGAATGAATGAAGAATTAAGAATGAAGAATGAAGAATTAGCCATGGCGGCTGCCAGTTCTTCATTCCTCATTCCTCATTCTTCATTCGACTACACGGCCACGCTGGGCCAGTTGCTGGGCTCGCTCAACATCTGTTCGCGCGAGTCAGTCATTCGTCAGTACGACCACGAGGTGAAGGGCCGCACCATTGTGAAGCCCTTGATGGGCGCGACGGGCCAGGCGCCGCAGGACGCGGCCGTGGTGCGCTTCAATTTCGAGAGTTGGGAAGGCGTGGCCGTGAGCAACGGCATCCTGCCGCGCTACGGCGATTTGGACGCCTACCACATGTCGGCCGGCGCATTCGATGAGGCCGTGCGACAGATTATCGCAGTAGGAGGGAAGCTGCCCAACCTGACGCCCGGCGACGGGATTTTTTGGTCAGTTAACGACAACTTCTGCGTGCCCGATTCGGTGTACGACCCCGTCATTAACCCCGATGGCAAGCAAAAGCTGGCCAAGTTGGTACGCATGTGCGAGGCCCTGCGCGATGCCACAGCCGCCTACTGCATCCCGCTCACCAGCGGGAAGGACAGCATGAAAAATGACTTCAAGGCCGACGGCGTGAAGATTTCGGTGCCGCCCACCGTGCTCTACTCCATGACGGCCAAGATGGAAGACGTGCGCCGCGCCATCACCAGCGACTTCAAGCAGGCCGACGACGTAGTGTACCTGCTCGGCGAAACCCACGACGAACTGGGCGGCTCCGAATTCTACGCCCTGCACGGCCAACTCGGCGCCAACGTGCCCAAGGTCGATTTCGAGCGGGCCAAGGCGCTTTATACCCTCGTGGGCCAGGCCAACGACCAACACCTGATTCAGTCCTGCCACGACCTGAGCGACGGCGGCCTGTCCGTAGCGCTAGCCGAATGCACCTTTGGCTACGACTGCGGGGCCACGGTTGAGCTGCCGGAAAATGGCTTGCCGCTGCCAGTGCAGCTGTTTTCGGAGTCGCATTCCCGCTTCCTGGCCACGGTGGCACCGGAGGACGTGGTGGCCTTTGAGCAACTGCTCAGCAGCCGCGCCACGCGCCTCGGCACAGTTACCAAAGAGCCGCGCCTGGTGGTGCGCCACGGCGGCCGCGAGGTGATTTCGGCCGACTCCGATGTACTTCGGAGTATATGGACTAATGGCCCTGTTAATCAATTGCTAGGCGTTGGCGACGTGGCTAATGTTTCACATTCAACTTCATTGTAA
- a CDS encoding dihydroorotate dehydrogenase: MKLGAITLQNSVCLATAPWDLDGPGYEQLGAIFTKTVTMEPRAGLPGDEGILQVADQTLLNRTDLRTEGAELLVQEHLPRLRRFGVPVFVSITAPGVPGFRKIARYLQREAGEQLAGVEVYITAPNSGAGADITARHVREATEAVRNELRDDAAVIVKLPPWPDHIRGLALGAQEGGATALAATNTLKVLHLPADLNAAPLVGGLSGEALRPLALRCVWELANDEKLQLPIFGTGGIFTLRDVQDYLRVGAQAVQVASGEWLSPGLTARLASEVAQLASISR; the protein is encoded by the coding sequence ATGAAACTCGGCGCCATTACGTTACAAAATTCCGTTTGCCTGGCCACCGCGCCCTGGGACCTCGATGGCCCGGGCTACGAGCAGCTGGGTGCCATTTTTACCAAGACCGTGACCATGGAGCCGCGCGCCGGCCTGCCCGGCGACGAAGGCATCCTGCAAGTGGCCGACCAAACCCTGCTCAACCGCACCGACCTCCGCACCGAGGGGGCTGAACTGCTGGTGCAAGAGCACCTGCCGCGGCTGCGGCGCTTTGGCGTGCCCGTGTTTGTGAGCATCACCGCGCCCGGTGTGCCGGGCTTTCGCAAAATTGCGCGCTACCTGCAGCGCGAGGCCGGCGAGCAGCTGGCGGGCGTGGAAGTGTACATCACCGCTCCCAATTCGGGAGCCGGGGCCGACATCACGGCGCGCCACGTGCGCGAAGCCACCGAGGCGGTGCGCAACGAGCTGCGCGACGATGCCGCCGTGATAGTGAAGCTGCCGCCGTGGCCCGACCACATCCGGGGCCTGGCCCTGGGCGCGCAGGAAGGCGGCGCCACCGCGCTGGCCGCCACCAACACCCTCAAAGTGCTGCACCTGCCCGCTGACCTCAACGCCGCGCCGCTAGTGGGCGGCCTCTCGGGCGAGGCGCTGCGGCCGCTGGCCCTGCGCTGCGTGTGGGAGCTGGCCAACGACGAGAAACTGCAGCTTCCCATTTTTGGTACGGGGGGCATTTTCACCCTTCGTGACGTGCAGGACTACCTGCGCGTGGGCGCTCAGGCCGTGCAAGTGGCCAGCGGCGAATGGTTGTCGCCGGGCCTCACAGCACGACTTGCTTCTGAGGTGGCTCAACTAGCATCTATTTCTCGCTAA
- the pyrE gene encoding orotate phosphoribosyltransferase, with protein MTPTPKIHSSATLDAGLLERQLRQEDALLSGHFRLSSGLHSDTYVQCARFLRRPNLAAPAAAALAAQIQEAGLQPDVVVGPAMGGVVIGYELARQLGTPGIFTERDTEGQMTLRRGFTIEPGEKVIIAEDVVTTGKSTLEVARVLRELGAEVLAVASLIDRTGGKGGLNFPHFALLSVTAATFAPDTCPLCAAGVPVVKPGSRPEKAF; from the coding sequence ATGACTCCAACTCCCAAAATTCATTCTTCCGCTACGCTCGACGCCGGCTTGCTGGAGCGGCAGCTGCGGCAGGAAGACGCGCTGCTAAGCGGGCACTTCCGGCTGTCGTCGGGCCTGCACTCCGATACCTACGTGCAGTGCGCCCGCTTCCTGCGCCGGCCCAATTTAGCCGCGCCGGCCGCGGCCGCGCTGGCCGCTCAGATTCAGGAAGCCGGCCTGCAGCCCGATGTGGTGGTGGGCCCGGCCATGGGCGGCGTGGTGATAGGCTACGAGCTGGCCCGGCAGCTGGGCACGCCCGGCATTTTTACCGAGCGTGACACTGAAGGCCAGATGACCCTGCGCCGCGGTTTCACCATCGAGCCGGGCGAGAAAGTCATCATCGCCGAAGACGTGGTAACGACTGGCAAAAGCACGCTGGAAGTCGCCCGGGTGCTGCGCGAGCTGGGCGCCGAAGTGCTGGCCGTGGCCTCGCTAATCGACCGGACGGGCGGAAAAGGTGGGCTGAATTTTCCACATTTCGCTCTGCTTTCGGTTACAGCCGCGACCTTTGCACCCGATACCTGCCCCCTGTGCGCCGCCGGCGTGCCGGTGGTGAAACCCGGCAGTCGGCCGGAAAAAGCGTTTTGA
- a CDS encoding T9SS type A sorting domain-containing protein yields the protein MQVFTLPPLARTQFRAWLITALIILTGTSAARAGAIYSNDGQASTSDTYSVVKVGPVVVSENGIEHPERAADANLTNFATINTGLGILAFTKLQLGLNASSPGGRAGDRAGVLVGNVATNDNLVNFNGLGVIRLRTYKAGTLQETQVVSAAVARDILLSGDRPTQLEFIAAKAFDRIDLEVGGVVGVSYKLKVYYAYAVPSLMQQQARGLISRFSGAGSALAPYYGTGTGGVGVVSACVGTGISNPENAVDNDLSNYATFNSLATVACPSALTVKLEGARPAPAGYYAGFVIGSDGLLDASVLSGLRVTTYLNGVPQESYTGAGVLELRVLPNGKTQVSFPTDFPFDAVKIERVGLLSVLDNLEIYYGFGVEPKAFEGTTQVLSNFTPNQTAGHYEVKSNSVVCLTSCGVLNPAGAADNDPSTQAVITVPTSVLSKVELKLDLNGTDTNVGQAGNRAGMVIGDGSNLLDVTLLDRITLTTYDAAGKVLESASGQSLLALNLLPDGRQELSFLTTQNFASVQLSVAGGVSALVNIPVSYAFADDRSGGLPSLIVPLPVELTAFSGRWANGGAELNWATASEKNSSHFVVERSTGREAAFQAVGQVKSAGNSTSLQRYRLRDAEAAAQGVTILYYRLRQVDLDGQQVYSPVVSVVVGARTAAAPRLEVYPNPAADANAVTVQCPNLPAAGGLVQVYSQLGQVVSQMPVAEGAASLALPGLAPGLYHVVLRSAAGQTLAAQRLVVGR from the coding sequence ATGCAAGTCTTTACGCTACCTCCACTCGCACGCACCCAGTTCCGGGCCTGGCTGATTACGGCCCTTATCATCTTGACCGGCACCAGCGCCGCCCGCGCCGGGGCCATTTATTCGAACGACGGGCAGGCCAGCACATCCGATACATATAGTGTCGTGAAGGTGGGACCGGTGGTAGTTTCCGAAAACGGCATCGAACACCCCGAGCGCGCTGCCGATGCCAACCTCACTAACTTTGCCACGATAAACACCGGCCTCGGCATACTCGCTTTCACGAAGCTGCAGCTTGGGCTGAATGCCAGCAGCCCGGGCGGCAGGGCCGGCGACCGCGCGGGCGTGCTGGTGGGCAACGTGGCCACCAACGACAACTTGGTCAATTTCAATGGGCTCGGCGTTATCCGGCTGCGCACCTACAAAGCCGGGACCTTGCAGGAAACCCAGGTGGTGTCGGCCGCCGTGGCCCGCGACATCCTGCTGAGCGGCGACCGGCCCACCCAACTCGAATTCATCGCCGCCAAGGCCTTCGACCGCATCGACCTGGAAGTTGGCGGCGTGGTGGGGGTGTCCTACAAGCTGAAGGTGTACTATGCCTACGCCGTGCCTTCGCTGATGCAGCAACAGGCGCGCGGGTTGATTTCGCGGTTCTCGGGGGCCGGCAGCGCACTGGCTCCGTACTACGGCACGGGCACGGGCGGAGTCGGCGTGGTAAGTGCGTGCGTGGGGACGGGCATATCCAACCCCGAAAATGCGGTGGATAATGACCTGAGCAACTATGCGACCTTCAACAGCCTGGCTACGGTTGCGTGTCCTTCGGCCCTGACCGTGAAACTGGAAGGGGCCCGGCCGGCGCCGGCCGGCTACTACGCTGGCTTTGTGATTGGCAGCGACGGCCTGCTCGATGCCAGCGTGTTGTCGGGCCTGCGCGTGACGACTTACCTCAACGGCGTGCCGCAGGAGTCGTACACCGGCGCCGGCGTGCTGGAGCTGCGCGTGCTGCCCAATGGCAAAACGCAGGTGAGCTTCCCCACCGACTTCCCGTTTGATGCCGTAAAGATTGAGCGGGTGGGGCTGCTATCGGTGCTCGACAACCTGGAAATCTACTACGGTTTTGGCGTGGAGCCCAAGGCGTTTGAGGGCACGACGCAGGTGCTCTCCAACTTTACCCCCAACCAAACCGCGGGGCATTACGAAGTGAAAAGCAATTCGGTGGTGTGCCTCACCAGCTGCGGCGTCCTGAATCCCGCCGGCGCGGCCGACAATGACCCCAGCACCCAAGCCGTCATCACCGTCCCAACCTCGGTGCTATCCAAGGTGGAACTAAAGCTGGACCTCAACGGTACCGATACCAACGTGGGGCAGGCCGGCAACCGCGCCGGCATGGTGATTGGCGACGGCAGTAATCTGCTCGATGTGACGCTGCTGGACCGCATTACCCTCACTACCTACGACGCCGCCGGCAAGGTGCTGGAAAGCGCCTCGGGCCAGTCGCTGCTCGCGCTGAACCTGCTGCCCGACGGCCGCCAGGAGCTGTCGTTCCTCACCACTCAGAACTTCGCTTCCGTACAGCTCAGCGTGGCCGGGGGCGTGTCGGCCCTGGTTAATATCCCCGTCAGCTATGCCTTTGCCGACGACCGCAGCGGGGGCCTGCCCTCGCTTATCGTGCCGCTGCCCGTTGAGCTAACCGCCTTCAGCGGCCGGTGGGCCAATGGCGGCGCCGAGCTAAATTGGGCTACTGCGTCGGAAAAGAACAGCAGCCATTTTGTGGTGGAGCGCTCCACCGGCCGCGAGGCCGCTTTCCAGGCCGTGGGCCAGGTAAAATCGGCGGGCAACAGCACCAGCCTCCAGCGCTACCGGCTGCGCGATGCCGAAGCCGCCGCCCAGGGCGTGACCATTCTGTACTACCGCCTGCGGCAGGTGGATTTGGATGGCCAGCAGGTGTATTCGCCGGTGGTGTCGGTGGTGGTGGGTGCGCGCACGGCAGCGGCTCCCCGGCTGGAGGTATACCCCAACCCCGCCGCCGATGCCAACGCGGTGACGGTGCAATGCCCCAACCTGCCGGCGGCCGGTGGCTTGGTGCAGGTTTACTCGCAGCTGGGCCAGGTCGTGAGCCAGATGCCCGTCGCGGAAGGGGCGGCCAGCCTCGCGCTGCCGGGACTGGCGCCGGGCCTCTATCACGTGGTGCTGCGCAGTGCGGCCGGCCAAACCCTGGCTGCCCAACGGCTGGTGGTAGGTAGGTAG
- a CDS encoding sigma-54-dependent transcriptional regulator, translating to MASFLPFKIFVVEDNQWYGELLLHRLGQNPNNSVQRFTTARACLEQLGQQPDFITLDYSLPDAKGEQVLRQIKERLPGTEVVVISGQEDVSTAVSMLRQGAYDYLVKDDNTLDRLWNLVGKVEQQVRLRRENTQLRKQIGSRYSPGQAILGEHASVQLVQALIAKAARTAITVSVSGETGTGKELVAKAIHYQSSRAGQPLVAVNMAAIPRELVESELFGHEKGAFTGAVARRVGRLEEAHGGTLFLDEIADLEPSLQAKLLRVLQEREVTRVGGSHTVAFDVRLIVATHRDLLAEVQAGRFREDLYYRLLGLPIVLPPLRQRGNDILLLAEAFIAEFCALNNLPPRQLTNGARARLLEHPFPGNVRELKAVVELAAVLADGEQIQAADLPLRAGPAAVGPGSQLSLRDQTTAIVQACLDEMGGDVLAVAARLRIGKSTIYRMLQQRELTLG from the coding sequence ATGGCATCCTTTCTACCCTTCAAAATTTTCGTAGTCGAAGACAATCAGTGGTACGGGGAGCTCCTGCTGCACCGCTTGGGCCAAAACCCCAACAACAGCGTGCAGCGCTTTACCACGGCGCGCGCTTGCCTGGAGCAGCTGGGCCAGCAGCCGGATTTTATCACCCTGGACTATTCCCTGCCCGACGCCAAAGGCGAGCAGGTGCTGCGGCAGATTAAAGAGCGGCTGCCCGGCACGGAAGTCGTGGTGATTTCGGGCCAGGAAGACGTGAGCACCGCCGTGAGCATGCTGCGCCAGGGCGCCTACGACTATTTAGTAAAAGACGACAACACCCTCGACCGCCTCTGGAACCTGGTGGGCAAGGTGGAGCAGCAAGTGCGCCTGCGCCGCGAAAACACCCAGCTGCGCAAGCAAATCGGCAGCCGCTACAGCCCCGGCCAAGCCATCCTGGGCGAGCACGCCTCGGTGCAGCTGGTGCAAGCGCTCATCGCCAAAGCCGCCCGCACCGCCATCACGGTGAGCGTAAGCGGCGAAACCGGCACCGGCAAGGAGCTGGTGGCCAAAGCCATTCATTACCAATCCAGCCGGGCCGGGCAGCCGCTAGTGGCCGTGAACATGGCCGCCATCCCGCGCGAACTGGTGGAAAGTGAGCTGTTTGGGCACGAGAAAGGCGCCTTCACCGGGGCCGTGGCGCGGCGCGTGGGCCGGCTGGAAGAAGCCCACGGCGGCACCCTGTTTCTGGACGAAATCGCCGACCTCGAGCCCAGCCTGCAGGCCAAGCTGCTGCGCGTGCTGCAGGAGCGCGAAGTCACCCGCGTGGGCGGCAGCCACACAGTAGCCTTCGACGTGCGCCTGATAGTGGCCACCCACCGCGACCTGCTGGCCGAAGTGCAGGCCGGCCGCTTCCGCGAAGACCTGTACTACCGCCTGCTGGGCCTGCCCATTGTGCTGCCGCCGCTGCGCCAGCGCGGAAACGATATCCTGCTGCTGGCCGAGGCCTTCATCGCCGAGTTTTGCGCCCTCAACAACCTGCCGCCGCGGCAGCTCACCAATGGCGCCCGCGCCCGCCTGCTGGAACACCCCTTCCCCGGCAACGTGCGCGAGCTGAAAGCTGTGGTGGAGCTGGCCGCCGTGCTGGCCGATGGCGAGCAGATTCAGGCCGCCGACCTGCCCCTGCGCGCGGGGCCGGCCGCGGTGGGCCCCGGCAGCCAGCTCTCGCTGCGCGACCAAACCACGGCCATTGTGCAGGCCTGTCTGGATGAGATGGGCGGCGACGTGCTGGCCGTGGCCGCCCGGCTGCGCATCGGCAAGTCCACGATTTACCGCATGCTTCAGCAACGGGAGCTGACCCTGGGTTAA
- a CDS encoding phosphoribosylformylglycinamidine synthase subunit PurQ: MAQDSFPPAQKPFEMVQDATRVAHKVQFQAQADEPKRVGAVQALILTGFGINCEEEFAAAYRLAGAEATIVHLNQVLHGQVSIHDFDILNFPGGFSFGDDLGSGVVLANKLRYRQTGAGGRTLLEDIKEFIAAGKFVLGICNGFQVLVKLGLLPNLSGHVTPEVTLTHNASGRYEDRWVTLRVNPLAQTPFLKGIDTLEVPVRHGEGRLVISDAAIQQRIEAAGLNCLSYLDAAGDGTGVYPFNPNGAALNCAGLTDPTGQVFGLMPHPEAFLSAYNHPDWARRRRLNPSASEEGEGLQIFKNIVAHIAHSRTAATAAENEFATQN, translated from the coding sequence ATGGCACAAGACTCATTTCCTCCGGCCCAAAAGCCTTTTGAGATGGTACAAGATGCCACTAGGGTAGCACATAAAGTTCAATTCCAGGCACAAGCTGATGAGCCCAAACGGGTCGGCGCGGTGCAGGCACTGATTCTGACTGGCTTCGGTATCAACTGCGAAGAAGAATTCGCGGCGGCCTACCGTTTGGCGGGCGCGGAGGCTACCATCGTGCACCTTAACCAGGTGCTGCACGGGCAAGTGAGCATCCACGATTTCGACATTCTGAACTTCCCCGGCGGCTTTTCCTTCGGCGACGACCTAGGCTCGGGGGTGGTGCTGGCCAATAAGCTGCGCTACCGCCAGACCGGCGCCGGCGGCCGCACGCTGCTCGAAGACATTAAGGAGTTCATCGCCGCCGGCAAGTTTGTACTCGGCATCTGCAACGGCTTTCAGGTGCTGGTGAAGCTGGGTCTGCTGCCCAACCTGAGCGGCCATGTGACGCCCGAAGTCACGCTGACCCACAACGCCAGCGGCCGCTACGAAGACCGGTGGGTGACGCTCCGTGTGAACCCCCTCGCCCAAACGCCCTTCCTCAAAGGCATCGACACGCTGGAAGTGCCCGTGCGCCACGGCGAAGGCCGCCTCGTGATTTCCGACGCGGCCATCCAGCAGCGCATCGAAGCCGCGGGCCTCAACTGCCTGAGCTACCTCGACGCCGCTGGCGACGGCACGGGCGTGTACCCATTCAACCCCAACGGCGCGGCCCTGAACTGCGCCGGCCTTACCGACCCCACCGGCCAGGTATTTGGCCTGATGCCACACCCGGAGGCCTTTCTCTCGGCCTACAACCACCCGGACTGGGCCCGGCGCCGGCGGTTGAATCCTTCAGCTTCCGAGGAAGGGGAGGGGCTCCAGATTTTTAAGAACATCGTGGCGCACATTGCCCACTCGCGTACCGCCGCTACGGCAGCGGAAAACGAATTTGCCACTCAGAACTAG
- the pyrF gene encoding orotidine-5'-phosphate decarboxylase, translating to MQKLLARVQTANSLLCVGLDPTGDDATATQRLQEVVAQAAPYAAAFKPNLAFFLSRENGVALLQQTVRSIPTDIPVILDGKFGDIANTAEQYARFAYDIVGADGVTVNPYMGDDTIRPFARPGKLVFTLAKTSNKPQHGLQDAAMTRGGSISDWAARLAKLMDEELTEATIGLVVGASEPETVAKLRATCPNQWFLVPGIGAQGGDLSATLRAGLRADGSGLLINSSRGIWQAADAGAAARELQQEINQFRTVASPAHT from the coding sequence ATGCAAAAGCTCCTCGCCCGTGTTCAAACCGCCAATTCCCTGCTCTGTGTAGGCCTGGACCCTACCGGCGACGACGCCACGGCAACCCAGCGCCTCCAAGAAGTAGTAGCTCAAGCCGCGCCCTACGCCGCGGCGTTCAAGCCCAACCTGGCGTTTTTTCTGAGCCGTGAAAACGGCGTGGCCCTGCTCCAGCAAACCGTGCGCAGCATCCCCACCGACATTCCGGTGATTCTGGACGGCAAATTCGGCGACATCGCCAACACCGCCGAGCAGTACGCGCGCTTTGCCTACGACATTGTGGGGGCCGATGGCGTGACGGTGAACCCCTACATGGGCGACGACACCATCCGGCCGTTTGCCCGGCCCGGCAAGCTGGTGTTTACCTTGGCGAAAACCTCCAACAAGCCCCAGCACGGCCTGCAGGACGCGGCCATGACCCGCGGCGGCTCCATCAGCGACTGGGCGGCCCGCCTGGCCAAGCTCATGGACGAAGAGCTCACCGAGGCCACCATCGGCTTGGTGGTGGGCGCGTCGGAGCCCGAAACGGTGGCCAAGCTGCGGGCCACGTGCCCGAACCAATGGTTCCTGGTGCCCGGCATCGGGGCGCAGGGCGGCGACTTGTCGGCCACGCTGCGCGCCGGCTTGCGGGCCGACGGCAGCGGCTTGCTGATAAACTCCTCGCGGGGCATCTGGCAGGCCGCCGATGCCGGCGCCGCTGCCCGGGAATTGCAGCAAGAAATCAACCAATTCCGGACGGTAGCCAGCCCGGCCCACACCTGA